A stretch of Vibrio maritimus DNA encodes these proteins:
- the rplK gene encoding 50S ribosomal protein L11: MAKKVEAYIKLQVAAGMANPSPPVGPALGQHGVNIMEFCKAFNAKTESIEKGLPTPVVITVYNDRSFTFVTKTPPAAVLLKKAAGVKSGSGRPNTEKVGTVTDAQIQEIAETKAADMTGADIEAMKRSIAGTARSMGLVVEG; the protein is encoded by the coding sequence ATGGCTAAGAAAGTTGAAGCTTATATCAAACTGCAAGTTGCAGCTGGTATGGCAAACCCAAGTCCACCGGTTGGTCCTGCTCTAGGTCAACACGGTGTGAACATCATGGAATTCTGTAAAGCGTTCAACGCAAAAACAGAATCTATTGAGAAAGGTCTACCGACTCCAGTAGTAATCACTGTATACAACGACCGTTCTTTCACGTTCGTAACTAAGACTCCACCTGCTGCTGTTCTTCTTAAGAAAGCTGCTGGCGTTAAGTCTGGTTCAGGTCGTCCTAACACTGAAAAAGTGGGTACAGTAACTGACGCTCAAATCCAAGAAATCGCAGAAACTAAAGCTGCTGATATGACTGGTGCTGACATCGAAGCGATGAAGCGTTCTATCGCGGGTACTGCTCGTTCAATGGGCCTAGTGGTAGAGGGTTAA
- the rplA gene encoding 50S ribosomal protein L1 — MAKLTKRMRVIREKVDVTKEYEINEAVALLKELATAKFVESVDVAVNLGIDARKSDQNVRGATVLPHGTGREIRVAVFTQGANAEAAKEAGADIVGMEDLAEQVKKGEMNFDVVVASPDAMRVVGQLGTILGPRGLMPNPKVGTVTPNVAEAVKNAKAGQVRYRNDKNGIVHTTIGKVSFEANQLQENLEALLVALKKAKPSSAKGTFLKKVSISTTMGAGVSVDQSTLNTQA; from the coding sequence ATGGCAAAACTTACTAAGCGTATGCGCGTAATCCGCGAAAAAGTTGACGTAACTAAAGAATACGAAATCAACGAAGCTGTAGCTCTTCTTAAAGAACTAGCAACGGCTAAATTCGTTGAGTCTGTAGACGTTGCTGTTAACCTAGGCATCGATGCTCGTAAATCTGACCAGAACGTACGTGGTGCAACTGTACTACCTCACGGTACTGGCCGCGAAATCCGCGTTGCAGTGTTCACTCAAGGTGCAAACGCTGAAGCAGCTAAAGAAGCTGGCGCAGACATCGTAGGTATGGAAGATCTTGCTGAGCAAGTTAAGAAAGGCGAAATGAACTTCGACGTAGTTGTTGCTTCTCCAGATGCAATGCGTGTTGTTGGTCAACTAGGTACTATCCTAGGTCCTCGCGGTCTTATGCCAAACCCGAAAGTTGGTACTGTAACTCCTAACGTTGCTGAAGCAGTTAAGAACGCTAAAGCTGGTCAGGTTCGTTACCGTAACGACAAGAACGGCATCGTACACACTACTATCGGTAAAGTGTCTTTCGAAGCTAACCAACTACAAGAGAACCTAGAAGCTCTACTAGTTGCGCTTAAGAAAGCGAAGCCATCTTCAGCGAAAGGTACTTTCCTGAAGAAAGTAAGCATCTCTACTACTATGGGTGCTGGTGTTTCTGTAGATCAATCTACACTAAACACTCAAGCTTAA
- the rplJ gene encoding 50S ribosomal protein L10, whose product MALNLQDKKAIVAEVNEAASGALSAVVADSRGVEVGAMTSLRKQAREAGVYLKVVRNTLARRAVQGTDYECLTDTFTGPTLIAFSNEHPGAAARLFKDFAKENKEFEIKAAAFEGAVTDAEVLATLPTYDEAIARLMMCMKEASAGKLVRTIAALRDQKQEEAA is encoded by the coding sequence ATGGCTTTAAACCTTCAAGACAAAAAAGCAATTGTTGCTGAAGTCAACGAAGCAGCCAGTGGTGCACTTTCTGCAGTTGTAGCTGACTCTCGTGGCGTTGAAGTTGGCGCAATGACTTCTCTACGTAAACAAGCGCGTGAAGCGGGCGTTTACCTGAAAGTTGTGCGTAACACTCTAGCACGCCGTGCGGTTCAGGGTACTGACTATGAGTGTCTAACTGACACTTTCACTGGTCCTACTCTAATCGCGTTCTCTAACGAGCACCCAGGTGCTGCAGCGCGTCTTTTCAAAGACTTCGCTAAAGAGAACAAAGAATTCGAGATCAAAGCTGCTGCATTTGAAGGCGCGGTTACTGATGCTGAAGTACTAGCGACACTACCAACTTACGACGAAGCTATTGCACGCCTAATGATGTGCATGAAAGAAGCTTCTGCAGGCAAGCTGGTACGTACTATCGCTGCACTACGCGACCAGAAGCAAGAAGAAGCTGCTTAA
- the rplL gene encoding 50S ribosomal protein L7/L12, with the protein MSITNEQILDAVAEMSVMQVVELIEAMEEKFGVSAAAAVVAGGAAGGEAAAEQTEFDVILTAAGGNKVAVIKAVRGATGLGLKEAKGLVDSAPAPLKEGVDKAEAEALKAQLEEAGASVEVK; encoded by the coding sequence ATGTCTATTACTAACGAGCAAATCCTAGACGCAGTTGCAGAAATGTCTGTAATGCAAGTTGTTGAGCTTATCGAAGCTATGGAAGAGAAATTCGGCGTATCTGCTGCAGCTGCTGTTGTAGCTGGCGGTGCTGCTGGTGGCGAAGCTGCTGCTGAGCAAACTGAATTCGACGTAATCCTAACTGCTGCTGGCGGTAACAAAGTTGCTGTTATCAAAGCGGTACGTGGCGCAACAGGTCTAGGCCTTAAAGAAGCTAAAGGTCTTGTAGACTCAGCTCCAGCACCTCTAAAAGAAGGCGTTGACAAAGCTGAAGCTGAAGCTCTTAAAGCTCAGCTAGAAGAAGCTGGTGCTTCTGTTGAAGTTAAGTAA
- the rpoB gene encoding DNA-directed RNA polymerase subunit beta produces MVYSYTEKKRIRKDFGTRPQVLDIPYLLSIQLDSFDKFIEQDPEGQYGLEAAFRSVFPIQSYNGNSELQYVSYRLGEPVFDVKECQIRGVTYSKPLRVKLRLVIFDKDAPAGTVKDIKEQEVYMGEIPLMTDNGTFVINGTERVIVSQLHRSPGVFFDSDKGKTHSSGKVLYNARVIPYRGSWLDFEFDPKDNLYVRIDRRRKLPASIILRALGKSTQEILDIFFEKVNFEVKDQTLLMELVPERLRGETASFDIEANGKTYVETGRRVTARHIRQLEKDGVEFIEVPVEYIVGKVASQDYINEATGEIIVGANQEISLEALANLSQAGVKKLEVLFTNDLDHGPFMSDTLRVDSTVDRISALVEIYRMMRPGEPPTKEAAEALFESLFFSEERYDLSTVGRMKFNSSILREDALEQGTLDETDIIEVMKKLIAIRNGIGEVDDIDHLGNRRIRSVGEMAENQFRVGLVRVERAVKERLSLGDLDAIMPQDLINAKPISAAVKEFFGSSQLSQFMDQNNPLSEVTHKRRISALGPGGLTRERAGFEVRDVHVTHYGRLCPIETPEGPNIGLINSLSAFARCNEYGFLETPYRRVVDGVVTDEVDYLSAIEEGQFVIAQANAALTEEGSFADELITARQKGESGLHPRDHVNYMDVATNQVVSIAASLIPFLEHDDANRALMGANMQRQAVPTLKADKPLVGTGIERNVAVDSGVTAVAKRGGTVQSVDASRIVIKVNEDELIPGEAGIDIYNLTKYTRSNQNTCINQRPTVLPGEPVARGDVLADGPSTDLGELALGQNMRIAFMPWNGYNFEDSILVSERVVQEDRFTTIHIQELSCVARDTKLGSEEITADIPNVGESALSKLDESGIVYIGAEVKGGDILVGKVTPKGETQLTPEEKLLRAIFGEKASDVKDTSLRVPNSISGTIIDVQVFTRDGVEKDKRALEIEQMQLKEAKKDLTEEFQILEGGLLNRVKAVLLQGGYSDAKLDTIDRKKWLELTLEDDAMQTQLEQLAEQYDELKADFDKKFETKRRKITQGDDLAPGVLKIVKVYLAVKRRIQPGDKMAGRHGNKGVISKINPVEDMPYDEKGQPVDIVLNPLGVPSRMNIGQILEVHLGLAAKGIGDKINQMVKEQQELAKFREFLQKVYDLGGTRQNVDIASLSDDEVRTLVKNLRGGLPIATPVFDGASEKSIKELLKLGDLPESGQLTLFDGRTGDAFERPVTVGYMYMLKLNHLVDDKMHARSTGSYSLVTQQPLGGKAQFGGQRFGEMEVWALEAYGAAYTLQEMLTVKSDDVNGRTKMYKNIVDGNHSMEPGMPESFNVLLKEIRSLGINIELEDE; encoded by the coding sequence ATGGTTTACTCTTATACCGAGAAAAAGCGCATCCGTAAGGACTTTGGTACTCGTCCACAAGTTTTGGACATTCCATACCTGCTATCGATCCAGCTTGATTCGTTCGACAAATTCATCGAACAGGATCCAGAGGGTCAATACGGACTTGAAGCTGCGTTTCGTTCTGTATTCCCAATTCAGAGCTATAACGGCAACTCTGAGCTGCAATACGTTAGCTACCGTCTTGGTGAGCCAGTATTTGATGTTAAAGAATGTCAAATTCGTGGCGTTACGTATTCAAAGCCACTACGCGTAAAACTACGTCTAGTTATCTTTGATAAAGACGCACCAGCAGGTACCGTAAAAGACATTAAAGAACAAGAAGTCTACATGGGCGAAATTCCGCTTATGACAGACAATGGTACCTTCGTTATCAATGGTACCGAGAGGGTTATCGTATCCCAGCTGCACCGAAGCCCAGGCGTGTTCTTCGACAGCGATAAGGGTAAGACTCACTCTTCAGGTAAAGTTCTTTATAACGCACGTGTTATTCCTTACCGTGGTTCATGGCTCGACTTCGAGTTTGACCCGAAAGATAACCTGTACGTTCGTATCGACCGTCGTCGTAAACTACCAGCATCGATCATTCTTCGTGCACTAGGTAAGTCTACGCAAGAAATCCTCGATATCTTCTTCGAAAAAGTAAACTTCGAAGTTAAGGACCAAACTCTACTTATGGAGTTGGTGCCTGAGCGTCTACGTGGTGAGACTGCTTCTTTCGATATCGAAGCAAACGGCAAAACTTATGTTGAGACTGGTCGTCGCGTTACTGCTCGTCACATCCGTCAACTAGAAAAAGATGGCGTTGAGTTCATTGAAGTACCTGTCGAGTACATCGTAGGTAAAGTAGCTTCTCAAGACTACATCAATGAAGCGACAGGTGAGATCATCGTTGGTGCAAACCAAGAGATCAGCCTAGAAGCACTAGCGAACCTATCTCAGGCAGGCGTTAAGAAACTAGAAGTTCTATTTACGAACGATCTAGACCACGGTCCGTTCATGTCTGACACTCTACGTGTCGACAGCACGGTAGACCGCATCTCTGCACTGGTAGAAATCTACCGCATGATGCGCCCTGGTGAGCCGCCAACAAAAGAAGCTGCAGAAGCACTATTCGAAAGCCTATTCTTCTCTGAAGAGCGTTATGACCTATCGACTGTTGGTCGTATGAAGTTTAACAGCTCTATCCTACGTGAAGATGCTCTAGAGCAGGGTACGCTGGATGAGACTGACATCATCGAAGTGATGAAGAAGCTTATCGCGATCCGTAACGGTATCGGTGAAGTCGATGATATCGACCACCTAGGTAACCGTCGTATCCGTTCTGTAGGTGAAATGGCTGAGAACCAATTCCGTGTTGGTCTTGTACGTGTTGAGCGTGCAGTGAAAGAGCGTTTGAGCCTAGGTGACCTTGATGCAATCATGCCTCAAGACCTAATCAACGCGAAGCCTATCTCTGCGGCAGTTAAAGAATTCTTCGGTTCTTCACAGCTATCTCAGTTTATGGACCAGAACAACCCGCTTTCAGAAGTAACGCACAAGCGTCGTATTTCTGCATTGGGTCCTGGTGGTCTAACTCGTGAGCGTGCTGGCTTCGAAGTACGTGACGTACACGTAACTCACTACGGTCGTCTATGTCCTATCGAAACGCCTGAAGGTCCGAACATCGGTCTAATTAACTCTCTATCAGCATTCGCGCGCTGTAACGAGTACGGTTTCCTAGAAACTCCGTACCGCCGCGTTGTTGATGGTGTAGTAACTGACGAAGTTGATTACCTATCAGCAATCGAAGAAGGCCAATTCGTTATCGCTCAGGCTAACGCTGCGCTAACGGAAGAAGGCTCTTTTGCTGACGAGCTAATCACAGCACGTCAAAAAGGTGAATCTGGTCTTCACCCACGCGACCATGTTAACTACATGGACGTTGCAACAAACCAAGTAGTATCTATCGCTGCATCGCTTATCCCGTTCCTAGAACACGATGATGCGAACCGTGCATTGATGGGTGCGAACATGCAACGTCAGGCTGTTCCAACACTTAAGGCTGATAAGCCTCTAGTTGGTACTGGTATCGAGCGCAACGTAGCGGTTGACTCTGGTGTAACAGCAGTAGCTAAACGTGGCGGTACAGTTCAGTCTGTAGATGCTTCTCGTATCGTTATTAAAGTTAACGAAGACGAGCTGATCCCTGGCGAAGCAGGTATCGATATCTACAACCTGACTAAGTACACGCGTTCGAACCAGAACACTTGTATTAACCAGCGCCCAACCGTACTACCTGGCGAGCCAGTAGCACGCGGTGACGTTCTTGCTGATGGTCCTTCAACAGACCTTGGTGAGCTAGCGCTTGGTCAAAACATGCGTATCGCGTTCATGCCTTGGAACGGTTACAACTTCGAAGACTCGATCTTAGTATCTGAGCGCGTAGTTCAAGAAGACCGCTTCACGACTATCCACATCCAAGAACTGTCTTGTGTGGCACGTGATACTAAGCTGGGCTCTGAAGAGATCACAGCGGATATTCCAAACGTAGGTGAGTCTGCTCTGTCTAAACTAGACGAGTCAGGTATCGTTTACATCGGTGCTGAAGTTAAGGGTGGCGACATCCTAGTTGGTAAAGTAACGCCTAAAGGTGAAACTCAGCTGACTCCAGAAGAGAAGCTACTACGTGCGATCTTCGGTGAAAAAGCATCTGATGTTAAAGATACTTCACTACGTGTACCTAACTCTATTTCAGGTACCATCATTGACGTTCAAGTCTTCACTCGCGATGGCGTAGAGAAAGACAAGCGTGCTCTAGAAATTGAGCAAATGCAGCTGAAAGAAGCGAAGAAAGACCTAACTGAAGAATTCCAGATTCTTGAGGGTGGCCTTCTAAACCGTGTGAAAGCTGTACTACTTCAAGGTGGTTACTCTGACGCTAAACTAGATACTATCGATCGTAAGAAGTGGCTAGAGCTAACGCTAGAAGACGATGCAATGCAAACTCAGCTTGAGCAACTTGCAGAGCAGTACGACGAGCTAAAAGCAGACTTCGATAAGAAGTTTGAAACTAAGCGTCGTAAGATCACTCAAGGTGATGATCTAGCGCCTGGCGTTCTTAAGATTGTTAAAGTTTACCTAGCGGTTAAACGTCGTATCCAGCCTGGTGATAAGATGGCGGGTCGTCACGGTAACAAGGGTGTAATCTCTAAGATCAACCCTGTTGAAGACATGCCTTACGATGAGAAAGGTCAGCCTGTAGACATCGTACTTAACCCACTGGGTGTACCTTCGCGTATGAACATCGGTCAGATCCTTGAGGTTCACTTAGGTCTGGCAGCGAAAGGTATCGGTGACAAGATCAACCAGATGGTGAAAGAGCAGCAAGAACTAGCGAAATTCCGCGAGTTCCTGCAGAAGGTTTACGATCTAGGTGGTACTCGTCAGAACGTTGATATTGCATCACTGTCTGATGACGAAGTACGTACTCTAGTTAAGAACCTACGTGGCGGTCTACCGATTGCTACACCTGTCTTTGACGGTGCGTCTGAGAAGTCTATTAAAGAACTTCTAAAACTGGGTGACCTACCAGAATCTGGTCAGCTAACTCTGTTTGACGGTCGTACTGGTGATGCGTTTGAGCGTCCTGTAACTGTCGGTTACATGTACATGCTGAAACTAAACCACCTTGTTGATGACAAGATGCACGCTCGTTCAACTGGTTCGTACAGCCTAGTAACTCAGCAACCACTTGGTGGTAAAGCTCAGTTCGGTGGTCAGCGTTTCGGTGAGATGGAAGTATGGGCACTAGAAGCATACGGTGCTGCATATACGCTTCAAGAAATGCTAACGGTTAAGTCTGATGACGTTAACGGCCGTACGAAGATGTACAAAAACATCGTCGATGGTAACCACAGCATGGAACCTGGCATGCCAGAATCGTTCAACGTACTGTTGAAAGAGATCCGCTCGCTAGGTATCAACATCGAGCTAGAAGACGAATAA